One region of uncultured Methanolobus sp. genomic DNA includes:
- a CDS encoding arginine decarboxylase, pyruvoyl-dependent, which yields MVPKKCFLTKGVGVHKDKLASFELALRDALIEKYNLVTVSSILPPNCRLVSREEGIEELPAGEIVHCVLARNQTNEPQRLVAAAVGTAVPVNEGNYGYISEHHSFGEDEATAGEYAEDIAATMLATTLGIEFDSDCAWHEREQVYKASGHIIDTTHYCQTAYGDKDGKWTTVMAAMVFIE from the coding sequence ATGGTTCCAAAAAAATGCTTTTTGACTAAAGGTGTTGGCGTTCACAAAGATAAATTAGCATCTTTTGAATTAGCACTGCGTGATGCGCTGATTGAGAAATATAATCTTGTTACCGTTTCCAGCATACTTCCACCAAATTGCAGACTGGTATCCAGGGAAGAAGGAATTGAAGAACTACCTGCCGGTGAGATCGTTCACTGTGTACTTGCACGTAACCAGACAAATGAACCCCAGAGACTTGTTGCAGCAGCAGTTGGAACCGCTGTTCCCGTTAATGAGGGTAATTACGGATACATTTCAGAACACCATTCCTTTGGAGAAGATGAGGCTACAGCCGGGGAATATGCAGAGGATATCGCAGCAACAATGCTTGCAACAACTCTTGGAATTGAGTTTGACTCCGATTGCGCATGGCATGAAAGGGAGCAGGTCTACAAGGCAAGTGGACACATCATAGATACCACCCACTATTGCCAGACTGCATACGGCGACAAGGATGGCAAGTGGACAACTGTCATGGCTGCCATGGTATTTATTGAGTGA
- a CDS encoding DEAD/DEAH box helicase — protein MDISQIIEKIKTSRNYDGQITHIEDVPAREASYKDLEMNPLIRYALNQKGIDQLYAHQAEAVERTRNGENIVLSTSTASGKSLCYMLPVFESLLKEPHATALYISPLNALVNDQLDTFRELSQTMTLNVKIDRFVGSMSRAEKDAVKHGNTKIIFTNPEMLHLSFLQWKQQWKQFLSNLNYIIIDESHSYSGVMGSHMANLLRRLNRICDYYGAKPQYICCTATIGNPVEHSSALTGREMTLIDNDSSGQGTQKFVFWNPPLYSNSRNFTRRKASFGETVDLFTNFVQGDLQTIVFARSRQKVERMYVQAKNSLAERGIDKTISPYRGGYHGDEREEIEKGLASGEIEGVISTNALELGIDIGGLDACIMDGFPGTIMSARQQAGRAGRGSRESIVTLVADSNALDQYYMRNPGDFFRRDCEEAVINVSNRYIQAGHLLCAARELPLKPEDKVYFGPEFDTVVQVLEEEGLLEGNNEKRSTDPAPHMKISIRNIENESYTIIDKTTRRPLEKDIEKLRAYREAFEGAVYINKGKPYCVTKLDHDKKEIHVEPAGDGYYTRAMVDSDIVVREVVETKDLLTCPEVKVGFGDVDVTQQVTGYRKVQQRSDTELGQNSLNMPQFRLETEAIWLELSYSFTKLVDEHERDLAGGIHAIEHAIIAMYPLHLLADRNDVGGVSTPSHPDIAGNSGIFIYDGHPGGVGYAESGYGRIQEMLEVTLKSIESCPCYDGCPSCIQSPKCGNNNNPLDKDAAIMILRKMLDMPAYIPKKKVVRKVERPVKDETYVPVQRDPKDRPFDHTAALNRARRKLRQRDRKSAEEWIHEGIRAGKEKDHELAFECFSAALQLQPSNATALMNKGMTCLRLGQNQMALTFFNKLISRGYGKSVVWKHKGIVLHRLGDFVGAVEMFDEALREKPGDFKLKELREKSASKITK, from the coding sequence ATGGACATTTCCCAGATAATTGAAAAAATAAAAACATCAAGAAATTATGATGGACAAATTACGCATATAGAAGATGTGCCCGCCAGAGAAGCATCATACAAAGATCTGGAAATGAATCCATTGATAAGATACGCTTTGAACCAGAAAGGAATCGATCAACTCTACGCACATCAGGCTGAAGCAGTTGAAAGAACAAGAAACGGAGAGAATATCGTTCTTTCCACCAGTACAGCAAGCGGAAAATCATTATGTTACATGCTCCCGGTTTTTGAAAGCCTGCTTAAGGAACCACATGCAACTGCACTATACATTTCTCCCCTGAACGCTCTTGTCAATGACCAGCTTGATACTTTCAGGGAACTGAGCCAGACAATGACTCTGAATGTCAAAATTGATCGTTTTGTAGGCTCAATGAGCAGAGCTGAAAAAGATGCTGTGAAGCATGGAAACACAAAGATCATATTCACAAACCCCGAAATGCTCCATCTGAGTTTTCTGCAATGGAAACAACAGTGGAAGCAGTTTCTTTCTAATCTCAATTACATCATCATTGATGAAAGTCATTCATACAGCGGTGTTATGGGAAGCCATATGGCAAACCTCCTGAGAAGACTCAACCGTATCTGTGATTATTATGGCGCTAAACCCCAATATATCTGCTGTACCGCTACAATTGGAAATCCTGTAGAACATAGTTCAGCTCTCACCGGCAGGGAAATGACACTCATAGACAATGATAGTTCAGGTCAGGGTACGCAGAAATTCGTGTTCTGGAATCCACCACTGTACTCAAATTCACGCAATTTCACCCGAAGAAAAGCCAGTTTCGGGGAAACTGTAGACCTTTTCACAAACTTTGTGCAGGGCGACCTCCAGACAATCGTCTTTGCAAGGTCAAGACAGAAAGTGGAAAGAATGTACGTACAGGCAAAAAATAGCCTTGCAGAAAGGGGAATTGACAAAACCATCAGTCCTTACCGGGGAGGATATCATGGTGATGAACGTGAAGAGATCGAAAAAGGACTTGCTTCCGGTGAGATAGAAGGTGTAATATCCACCAACGCTCTTGAACTTGGAATTGATATTGGTGGCCTGGATGCCTGTATTATGGACGGTTTTCCCGGAACTATTATGAGTGCAAGACAACAGGCAGGAAGAGCAGGACGAGGAAGCAGGGAAAGTATCGTAACGCTTGTAGCAGACTCCAATGCTCTTGACCAGTATTATATGAGAAATCCCGGGGACTTTTTCAGGCGGGACTGTGAGGAAGCTGTCATAAATGTTTCAAACCGCTACATTCAGGCAGGACACCTGCTATGTGCTGCAAGGGAACTGCCACTTAAACCTGAAGATAAGGTCTATTTCGGACCTGAATTTGACACTGTCGTGCAGGTTCTTGAAGAAGAAGGACTTCTTGAAGGTAATAACGAGAAAAGGTCAACTGATCCTGCACCACACATGAAAATATCCATCAGGAATATTGAAAATGAAAGCTACACCATCATTGATAAAACTACCAGGCGACCTCTTGAGAAAGATATCGAAAAGCTAAGAGCATACAGGGAAGCGTTTGAAGGTGCTGTTTACATCAATAAGGGCAAACCCTATTGTGTCACAAAACTCGACCATGACAAGAAAGAGATACATGTAGAGCCAGCTGGCGATGGGTACTATACAAGAGCCATGGTCGATTCAGATATTGTTGTCAGGGAAGTTGTTGAAACAAAAGACCTGCTCACATGTCCTGAAGTAAAAGTTGGTTTTGGTGATGTAGATGTCACACAACAGGTCACAGGTTATAGAAAGGTCCAGCAAAGATCAGATACTGAACTTGGACAGAATTCACTGAATATGCCACAGTTCCGTCTTGAGACTGAAGCCATCTGGCTTGAGCTGTCATACTCATTCACAAAGCTTGTGGATGAACATGAACGTGACCTTGCAGGGGGAATACATGCAATCGAGCATGCTATTATCGCAATGTATCCGTTGCATCTTTTAGCTGACAGAAATGATGTTGGCGGTGTTTCAACACCATCGCATCCTGATATCGCAGGGAACAGCGGTATTTTCATTTACGATGGACACCCCGGTGGCGTGGGATATGCTGAAAGTGGTTATGGAAGAATACAGGAAATGCTTGAGGTTACACTGAAATCCATCGAAAGCTGTCCGTGCTATGATGGATGTCCTTCCTGTATCCAGTCACCGAAATGTGGAAACAACAATAATCCTCTGGACAAGGATGCTGCAATAATGATTCTGAGAAAGATGCTCGATATGCCAGCATATATCCCTAAAAAGAAAGTAGTAAGGAAGGTTGAAAGACCTGTGAAGGATGAAACTTACGTACCTGTTCAGAGAGATCCGAAGGACAGGCCATTTGACCATACTGCTGCGCTGAACAGGGCAAGGAGAAAACTCAGGCAGCGTGACAGGAAAAGTGCTGAAGAATGGATTCATGAAGGCATCAGGGCTGGAAAGGAAAAAGATCATGAACTGGCTTTTGAATGTTTCTCGGCTGCCCTCCAACTTCAGCCTTCAAATGCCACAGCACTTATGAATAAAGGTATGACATGCCTGCGTCTTGGTCAGAACCAGATGGCATTGACCTTTTTTAATAAACTCATAAGCCGTGGATATGGAAAAAGTGTTGTATGGAAGCACAAGGGAATAGTCCTGCACCGTCTTGGTGATTTTGTGGGTGCTGTGGAGATGTTTGATGAAGCACTGAGAGAAAAGCCTGGTGATTTTAAACTGAAAGAGCTCAGGGAAAAGTCTGCTTCTAAAATTACAAAATGA
- a CDS encoding peptidylprolyl isomerase, whose product MPIQDGDTIKIDYTGTLDDGTVFDSSENHDAPLEFTVGAGQVIPGFDEAVKGMEVGEEKEFRIEAVDAYGEPNPAMTQTVPKNMLQCDTEITEGMMIMVGTADGQQMPAKITEVTDEALTLDMNHPLAGKALTFNIKVVE is encoded by the coding sequence TTGCCAATACAAGATGGAGATACAATTAAGATCGATTATACCGGCACGCTTGATGACGGTACTGTTTTTGATAGCTCTGAAAACCACGATGCACCTCTTGAATTCACAGTTGGTGCAGGTCAGGTTATCCCGGGATTTGATGAGGCTGTAAAGGGAATGGAAGTTGGGGAAGAAAAGGAATTCAGGATCGAAGCTGTAGATGCATACGGTGAACCAAATCCTGCAATGACACAAACTGTTCCAAAAAACATGCTTCAGTGTGACACTGAGATCACAGAAGGTATGATGATCATGGTAGGAACTGCTGACGGCCAGCAGATGCCTGCAAAGATAACCGAAGTGACCGATGAGGCACTTACGCTTGACATGAACCATCCTCTTGCAGGAAAGGCACTTACCTTCAACATCAAAGTCGTTGAATAA
- a CDS encoding IS66 family transposase, whose amino-acid sequence MEREEILAVYEAGPEAVIELVTRLLGIIEQQALQIAQLEERVKHLEEMLDKNSCNSSKPPSTDSYARKKPKVKAQRKKSDRSAGGQNGHPGTTLRMNDEPDELVVHHIDKCIKCGGSLVSVSPDYERRQVFDIPLITIKCIEHRCEIKKCPECSHMNKAVFPDGVTQPTQYGHRVRSFAVYLHTNQLLPYQRVVKLFSDILGCRISPATIVNIERNCYDKLEAFESGVRYLLKQSHAINLDETGLRINASRNWLHVAGTKNLTYYFVHKKRGSQAMDAMGILPGYTGVATHDFWKPYYKYDCQHSLCNAHLLRELTGVAEYSDQEWPKLMGDLLVCIKHQVDNGLLDTELIQKFSEDYDHITCYGMNEIPPDPESDVQSKKRGRKKQTAAKNLLDRFMRFKEDILRFMYDPDVSFDNNQAERDIRMTKVQQKISGTFRSEQGARNFCRIRGYVSTVNKKSLSVIDSISEIFNGNPLVYLLQN is encoded by the coding sequence ATGGAACGAGAAGAAATACTTGCGGTTTATGAAGCTGGTCCAGAAGCAGTAATAGAACTTGTAACTCGATTACTTGGAATCATTGAACAACAAGCTCTCCAAATTGCACAGCTTGAAGAACGTGTCAAGCATCTGGAAGAAATGCTTGATAAGAATAGTTGCAATAGTAGCAAACCACCTTCTACTGATTCTTATGCACGGAAAAAACCGAAGGTAAAAGCTCAGAGAAAAAAGAGTGATCGATCTGCTGGTGGACAAAATGGTCATCCGGGTACTACACTGAGAATGAATGATGAACCGGATGAACTTGTTGTTCATCATATAGACAAATGCATCAAGTGTGGGGGATCGTTAGTTTCTGTGTCCCCTGATTATGAAAGAAGACAGGTCTTTGACATTCCTCTAATAACCATCAAGTGCATTGAACATCGCTGTGAGATAAAAAAATGTCCTGAATGTTCTCATATGAACAAAGCAGTTTTTCCGGATGGTGTAACTCAGCCAACTCAATATGGTCATCGAGTTAGGTCCTTTGCAGTTTATTTGCACACTAACCAGCTACTTCCCTATCAGCGTGTTGTCAAATTGTTCTCTGATATTTTAGGATGCAGGATCAGTCCTGCTACAATAGTGAACATCGAACGCAATTGCTATGATAAACTTGAAGCATTTGAAAGCGGAGTGAGATATCTCCTGAAGCAATCTCATGCTATCAACCTTGATGAAACAGGTTTAAGAATAAACGCATCCCGTAATTGGCTTCATGTAGCAGGTACTAAGAACCTCACATATTATTTTGTACATAAAAAAAGAGGGTCGCAAGCAATGGACGCCATGGGTATCCTGCCAGGTTATACTGGTGTTGCAACACATGATTTCTGGAAACCGTACTACAAATATGATTGCCAGCATTCATTATGTAATGCACATCTGTTAAGAGAGTTAACCGGAGTTGCTGAATACAGTGATCAAGAGTGGCCAAAGCTAATGGGTGATCTGTTGGTGTGCATCAAACACCAGGTAGATAATGGTCTTTTAGATACTGAACTAATTCAAAAGTTCAGTGAGGATTATGATCACATTACCTGTTATGGAATGAACGAAATTCCTCCTGATCCGGAATCAGATGTGCAGTCTAAAAAACGAGGACGTAAGAAGCAAACTGCAGCAAAGAACCTGCTGGATCGGTTCATGAGGTTTAAGGAGGATATCTTGCGGTTTATGTACGACCCGGACGTTTCGTTTGATAACAATCAGGCGGAAAGAGATATCAGAATGACGAAGGTACAGCAGAAGATATCAGGTACTTTCCGTAGTGAACAAGGGGCTAGAAATTTCTGCCGCATTAGAGGATACGTTTCTACTGTGAACAAGAAATCTCTATCGGTTATAGACTCGATTAGTGAAATATTCAATGGGAATCCACTTGTTTATTTATTGCAGAATTGA
- a CDS encoding NosD domain-containing protein, which translates to MLLSCTGTVSAKEIMVGPGYGNTTITAALANASNGDIITVTDGIYTENVDVTKAVTIRSQNGSSNTNIKASSSSDHIFKVSVDNVAISGFNITGASGSLKAGIYLDGASGCTLTNNTASDNYYGIYLVSSANNTLTGNTASNNSDRGICLSSSDNNTLTNNTASNNSYYGIFLESSDSNTLTNNTASDHNYGIYLFSSANNTLTGNTASNNSHYGIYLRSSASNTLTGNTASNNSERGIYLYSYSDNNTLTNNTASDNNYGIFLESSDSNTLTNNTANNDNVGISLDNSDSNTLTNNTANDNVVGISLHYSVNNTFTNNTASNNSDRGIYLSSSASNTLTGNMMSQNEYNLRVQSSVLTYYLNDIDTSNLVNSKPVYYLTNSSDAVVPSNAGVVYAINCTNVSMQDINITNEYYGVLFYETDNSTIENATISECYYGISLSSSVSNTLTNNTASNNSDIGIFLESSDSNTLTNNTASNNSERGIYLYFSASNTLTNNTANNDNVGIYLYSSASNTLTNNTASNNSDFGILLSSSASNNLTNNTASNNSYYGIYLFFNSDSNNLTNNQVGNNTIFDLRVYSSANNLINPLILGDDLAELTFTSDSSTVEILRTETNANNFSGKTNINGYIKINSGLSSMNMSLFYDDTGMSSIDEATIALYKLNGTEWNEVQNTILDTSSNTLSVNLTEFDTFALFKDPEPAVTTTTTSSSSGTRASVSQGQSPDIVERSASSVKRITGGSEVNYDFSDSGTPVLGVSFDAKDDKGLVVAKVQVLSSTPEGVPSASGNSYQMMSIDVGSEGTISSDSADNVMIHFKVSKQWIEENNIDVSTIRMNRYHGEQWNDLPTTQENEDNEYFYFYAETPGFSVFNVVGDEISAAYEQVPASAGSEEVEEPVEEPVEEKETKNTPGFTILAGIMFVSFAVLVRKR; encoded by the coding sequence ATGTTATTATCATGCACAGGAACAGTTTCAGCAAAGGAGATCATGGTAGGTCCCGGTTATGGTAACACTACTATCACTGCTGCACTTGCAAATGCAAGCAACGGCGACATAATTACTGTCACTGACGGTATTTACACAGAGAATGTGGATGTTACTAAAGCGGTTACAATTCGCTCACAGAATGGTTCATCAAACACTAATATAAAGGCGAGTTCAAGCAGTGACCATATATTTAAAGTGAGTGTTGATAATGTAGCTATAAGCGGTTTTAATATTACAGGTGCATCAGGCAGTTTAAAAGCCGGTATATATCTGGATGGTGCTTCTGGCTGTACTTTGACAAACAATACGGCCAGTGACAACTATTACGGTATTTACCTGGTTTCTTCAGCCAACAATACTCTGACAGGCAATACGGCTAGCAATAACAGTGACCGCGGTATTTGCCTGTCCTCTTCAGACAACAATACTCTGACAAACAATACGGCTAGCAATAACTCTTATTACGGTATTTTCCTTGAATCTTCAGACAGCAATACTCTGACAAACAATACGGCCAGTGACCACAATTACGGTATTTACCTGTTTTCTTCAGCCAACAATACTCTGACAGGCAATACGGCCAGCAATAACTCTCATTACGGTATTTACCTGCGATCTTCAGCCAGCAATACTCTGACAGGCAATACGGCCAGCAATAACAGTGAACGCGGTATTTACCTGTACTCTTATTCAGACAACAATACTCTGACAAACAATACGGCCAGTGACAACAATTATGGTATTTTCCTGGAATCTTCAGACAGCAATACTCTGACAAACAATACGGCCAATAACGATAACGTCGGTATTTCCCTGGATAATTCAGACAGCAATACTCTGACAAACAATACGGCCAACGACAATGTAGTGGGTATTTCCCTGCATTATTCAGTCAACAATACTTTCACAAATAATACGGCCAGCAATAACAGTGACCGCGGTATTTACCTGTCTTCTTCAGCCAGCAATACTTTGACAGGCAACATGATGTCACAAAATGAGTATAATCTGCGTGTGCAAAGCAGTGTATTGACTTACTACTTAAATGATATAGATACGAGTAACCTTGTTAATAGTAAGCCTGTCTATTACCTGACAAACAGTTCAGATGCTGTAGTTCCTTCAAATGCGGGTGTTGTGTATGCTATTAATTGTACCAATGTTTCTATGCAGGACATTAATATCACAAATGAATACTATGGTGTTCTTTTCTATGAAACAGATAATTCAACAATTGAGAATGCCACAATATCTGAATGTTACTACGGTATTTCCCTGTCTTCTTCAGTCAGCAATACTCTGACAAACAATACAGCCAGCAATAACTCTGATATCGGTATTTTCCTGGAATCTTCAGACAGCAATACTCTGACAAACAATACGGCCAGCAATAACAGTGAACGCGGTATTTACCTGTATTTTTCAGCCAGCAATACTCTGACAAACAATACGGCCAATAACGATAACGTCGGTATTTACCTGTATTCTTCAGCCAGCAATACTCTGACAAACAATACAGCCAGCAATAACTCTGATTTCGGTATTCTCCTGTCTTCTTCAGCCAGCAATAATTTGACAAACAATACGGCCAGCAATAACTCTTATTACGGTATTTACCTGTTCTTTAATTCAGACAGCAATAATCTCACAAACAATCAGGTAGGTAATAATACTATTTTTGATCTACGTGTGTATTCATCTGCAAACAACTTAATAAACCCTCTAATTCTTGGCGATGACCTGGCAGAACTGACCTTTACTTCTGACAGTTCAACTGTAGAAATATTGAGGACTGAGACAAATGCCAATAATTTCTCCGGTAAAACCAATATCAATGGATACATCAAAATAAATTCTGGACTGAGCAGCATGAATATGAGTCTCTTCTATGATGATACAGGAATGAGCTCTATTGATGAAGCTACTATTGCTTTGTACAAGCTCAACGGTACGGAATGGAATGAGGTCCAAAATACAATACTTGATACAAGTAGCAATACATTGTCAGTTAATCTTACAGAGTTTGATACATTTGCTTTGTTCAAAGATCCGGAACCTGCGGTTACCACCACTACTACCAGTAGTAGCTCAGGTACCCGTGCATCTGTAAGTCAGGGACAAAGTCCGGATATTGTAGAAAGATCTGCATCTTCTGTGAAGCGTATTACAGGAGGCTCAGAAGTCAACTATGACTTTTCAGACAGCGGTACACCCGTTCTTGGTGTCAGCTTTGATGCAAAGGATGACAAAGGTCTTGTAGTTGCCAAGGTGCAGGTACTTTCAAGTACTCCTGAAGGTGTGCCTTCTGCATCAGGTAACTCTTATCAGATGATGAGTATTGATGTTGGTAGTGAAGGAACTATCTCTTCAGATAGTGCAGATAATGTCATGATCCATTTCAAGGTCAGTAAACAATGGATAGAAGAGAATAACATAGATGTTTCCACCATCCGTATGAACAGATATCATGGTGAGCAGTGGAATGATCTTCCAACGACTCAGGAAAATGAAGATAATGAATACTTCTATTTCTATGCTGAAACACCGGGTTTCTCTGTTTTCAATGTTGTAGGAGACGAGATTTCCGCGGCTTATGAACAGGTCCCTGCATCAGCCGGATCTGAAGAAGTAGAAGAACCGGTTGAGGAACCGGTTGAGGAAAAAGAAACAAAGAATACTCCCGGATTCACTATTCTTGCAGGAATTATGTTTGTTTCATTTGCAGTTCTTGTGAGAAAGAGATAA
- a CDS encoding right-handed parallel beta-helix repeat-containing protein, giving the protein MLLSCTGTVSAKEIMVGPGYGNTTITAALANASNGDIITVTDGTYTENVDVAKEVTIRSQNGPSNTNIKASSSSDHIFYVNVDNVTISGFNITGASGSLKAGIYLDGASGCTLTNNTASNNTYGIFLYSNSDNNTLTGNTASNNSDYGIYLYSSDSNTFTNNTASNNSNYGIYLYYNSDNNTLTNNTAINNSDHGIRLDYSASNTLTNNTASDNNYGILLYHSDSNTLTGNIMSQNDYNLYISGSSLTDYLNDIDTSNLVNSKPVYYLTNSSDAVVPSNAGVVYAINCTNVSMQDINITNEYGGVLFYETDNSTIENATISECYGGIGLSYSASNTLTGNTANDNNYGIILESSASNTLTGNTASNNSGRGIYLYSNSASNTLTGNTASNNSDYGIYLSSSASNTLTDNTAMNNTRYGMYFSSSDNNTLTSNDANYNGRYGIYLSSSNNNTLTDNVASYNTYTYIEPASMSVGSIVEPMDISGGPATGIFIGYSDYNVLNGNTANYNEGSNGVLMASNSNAVSPNVDMGSDYSCGFSLYRSENTTLTGNTAIGNDDYEFYSRSSTNCTIDNLEIDTGSMELSFVPIYDGTAIRSNETISTGPSGKANVNGYLDIGLLEDMNMTIFYDDSGMSSSIESSVTLYKLNGNEWVAVPNATLNTSGNFVSVNLDSGVSVDIASIADHTSTYGLFRNVPSSSSRPDDDGVRASVSQGQNPAIVSNSASSVKRITGGSEVNYDFSDSGTPVLGVSFDAKDDKGLVVAKVQVLSSTPEGVPSASGNSYQMMSIDVGSEGTISSDSADNVMIHFKVSKQWIEENNIDLSTIRMTRYHGEQWNDLPTTQENEDGEYFYFYAETPGFSIFEVVGDEIGETSEQDAASTSVTEEVEEPVEEKETKDTPGFTILAGIMFVSFAVLVRKR; this is encoded by the coding sequence ATGTTATTATCATGCACAGGAACAGTTTCAGCAAAGGAGATCATGGTAGGTCCCGGTTATGGTAACACTACTATCACTGCTGCACTTGCAAATGCAAGCAACGGCGACATAATTACTGTCACTGACGGTACTTATACAGAGAATGTGGATGTTGCTAAAGAGGTTACAATTCGCTCACAGAATGGTCCATCAAACACTAATATAAAGGCGAGTTCAAGCAGTGACCATATATTTTATGTGAATGTTGATAATGTAACTATAAGCGGTTTTAATATTACAGGTGCATCAGGCAGTTTAAAAGCCGGTATATATCTGGATGGTGCTTCTGGCTGTACTCTGACAAACAATACGGCCAGCAATAATACGTACGGTATTTTCTTGTACTCTAATTCAGACAACAATACTCTGACAGGCAATACGGCCAGCAATAACTCTGATTACGGTATTTACCTGTATTCTTCAGACAGCAATACTTTCACAAATAATACGGCTAGCAATAATTCTAATTACGGTATTTACCTGTACTATAATTCAGACAACAATACTCTGACAAACAATACGGCTATCAATAACAGTGACCACGGTATTCGCCTGGATTATTCAGCCAGCAATACTCTGACAAACAATACAGCCAGTGACAACAATTACGGTATTCTCCTGTATCATTCAGACAGCAATACTTTAACAGGAAACATAATGTCACAAAATGATTACAATCTATACATATCCGGCAGTTCATTGACTGACTACTTAAATGACATAGATACGAGTAACCTTGTTAATAGTAAGCCTGTCTATTACCTGACAAACAGTTCAGATGCTGTAGTTCCTTCAAATGCAGGTGTTGTGTATGCTATTAATTGTACCAATGTGTCTATGCAGGACATTAATATCACAAATGAATACGGTGGTGTTCTTTTCTATGAAACAGATAATTCAACAATTGAGAATGCCACAATATCTGAATGTTACGGAGGTATTGGTTTGTCATATTCAGCCAGCAATACTTTGACAGGCAATACGGCCAATGACAACAATTACGGTATTATCCTGGAATCTTCAGCCAGCAATACTCTGACAGGCAATACGGCCAGCAATAACAGTGGCCGCGGTATTTACCTGTACTCTAATTCAGCCAGCAATACTTTGACAGGCAATACGGCCAGCAATAACTCTGATTACGGTATTTACCTGTCTTCTTCAGCCAGCAATACGCTGACAGATAATACTGCAATGAACAATACCCGATATGGAATGTATTTTAGTTCATCAGACAACAATACACTTACATCCAATGATGCAAACTATAACGGTCGATATGGAATTTATCTGAGTTCATCAAACAATAATACTCTGACAGACAATGTTGCCAGTTACAACACCTATACTTATATTGAACCAGCTTCAATGTCTGTTGGTTCTATTGTAGAACCGATGGATATTTCAGGTGGACCAGCCACAGGTATCTTTATTGGTTACTCTGATTACAACGTTCTGAATGGCAATACCGCCAATTATAATGAAGGCAGTAACGGGGTTCTGATGGCATCTAATTCCAATGCAGTATCTCCAAATGTCGATATGGGCTCCGATTATTCCTGTGGATTCTCTCTCTATAGATCGGAAAATACTACTCTGACAGGTAATACTGCAATAGGAAATGATGACTATGAATTCTATTCCAGATCATCTACAAATTGTACAATTGATAATCTGGAGATAGATACAGGTTCCATGGAACTTTCATTTGTACCGATTTATGATGGAACTGCAATAAGAAGCAACGAAACAATCTCTACCGGTCCTTCTGGTAAAGCAAATGTAAATGGTTACCTGGATATTGGCCTCCTTGAAGATATGAATATGACTATCTTCTATGACGATTCAGGTATGAGCAGCTCTATTGAGTCATCAGTAACTCTGTACAAACTGAATGGAAATGAGTGGGTTGCTGTTCCAAATGCAACACTTAATACATCTGGTAATTTTGTATCTGTAAATCTTGATTCCGGTGTTAGTGTAGACATAGCGTCAATAGCGGATCACACAAGTACATACGGACTCTTCAGGAACGTTCCAAGTTCCAGCAGTCGTCCAGATGATGATGGGGTTCGTGCGTCGGTCAGCCAGGGTCAGAACCCTGCAATAGTTTCAAACTCTGCATCTTCTGTGAAGCGTATTACAGGAGGTTCAGAAGTTAATTATGACTTTTCAGACAGCGGTACACCCGTTCTTGGTGTCAGCTTTGATGCAAAGGACGACAAAGGTCTTGTAGTTGCCAAGGTGCAGGTGCTTTCAAGTACTCCTGAAGGTGTGCCTTCTGCATCAGGTAACTCTTATCAGATGATGAGTATTGATGTTGGTAGTGAAGGAACTATCTCCTCAGATAGTGCAGATAATGTCATGATTCATTTCAAGGTAAGTAAACAGTGGATAGAAGAGAACAACATCGATCTTTCTACAATCCGCATGACAAGGTATCATGGTGAGCAGTGGAATGATCTTCCAACAACTCAGGAAAATGAAGATGGTGAATACTTCTATTTCTATGCCGAAACACCTGGTTTCTCAATATTTGAGGTTGTAGGCGATGAAATTGGTGAAACATCTGAGCAGGATGCTGCATCTACATCAGTTACTGAAGAAGTTGAGGAACCGGTTGAGGAAAAAGAAACAAAGGATACTCCCGGATTTACTATTCTTGCAGGAATTATGTTTGTTTCATTTGCAGTTCTTGTGAGAAAGAGATAA